A stretch of DNA from Phycisphaerae bacterium:
AGACCCGCCCCATGACCGACGGATGCGAGGAACTCAGGAGTCCCGACGAAGGTCGTTCTTCTGACATCGTTTCAACCTTTCGTTACCGCGGCCAGGCGCAGGATATCTAACGTTGACCGCCGACGGGCGCGCCCCTGTTGAAACGACTCGGTGAACTCAGGAGCGGCCCGCGGCGGATTTCGCATTGCCGCGAAAACAAGTTGTAACGTAAGAGAAGACCGAGTCGTTTCAGTATTCAGAGCAAAAGAACGTGGACGCCTGGCCAGTCATTGGGCGCCCAATATAGCCATCACGGTGCCTTTTTCGTCAGGTCCAGACGGAAACCTTGCTCTTCCAGCTTGGGTGCAAACTGACGCGGGTCCTTGTGAAACTTGTCCGGGCAATCCTTTGAGCAAAAGAAGACGGTTTCACCGGCCGGAGCTGTAGCCGAGATCTGTGGGGCGATGGGCTTGCCGGTGACAGGACAGTTGTTCTGATACGTATAACTGTTGGCGAGGTTTGCCGCGTACTTGGCTGGGTCCTTTTCATATTTGCCGCGGCAGTTCTGGCAGCAGAAATACACCTTGCTTCCCTTATCCTCAATGAAAATGGTGCTCTTGACCGCCTCCCCGCTAAAAGGACAAATAATCTGAGTCCGGGGAAACTGGGCTAAGGCCTTGCGCTGGTCCGTCACCTTGTCAACGAATTTCTTGGGCTCCGCGTTGAACTTCTTGATGCAGTTTGGGCAACAGAAGAAAACTGGCCCGTTTTCCGAACTGGTTTGCACGGCGAAGCTGATTGGCTGCCCGCCGACCGGACAGTCGGGAAGGGGTCGCCCCGCCACCGTTATCGCCTTCGGCTTCGGGTTGGCCTGAGATTGCGCGAGAGCAACGATCAAGCTAATGCCAATGATGGGTACTCCGACGAGTACGATTGTGGTTCCGAGTCGTTTCATGATCGATTCACCCTTTCGTTTCTTGAACGCCTCATGCCGACGCCCGTTGACTCGCCTCTTCATGCCTGCAACTCACGCGGGCGATGACCGCCGGGACCGCCCCGGCTTTTTCGCGAGGAACGGGCGGCGGCATTAACGTTCATCCGATGGTTTGATGCACGGACCGGCTAAAATCTTCCCGCAGCTTGCCGAAGAGCATCAAAAGACCCGATTCAAGGAAAAGAGCAGCTAGCCCTCCTGGATCGTTGGCCTTGACGCGTAAGGAGGGTCACAGCCGGTTAGATCCTCCGGCCGGGCTTGCATCGGTCACAAGGAAGGCCCTCTGTAGCACATCGCGCGCACCTGACCCTTAGGCTGCCGCGCCTTACGCCAGCCGCACACACAACCCAAACCAAAAACGCGCCACGTCTTAGGGCTTAGACCCATGCACATGATCCGCCTGAGCCTTGGCGGCGGAACCATCGGTTAAACCCGCGGGAGCCGATGTCGCCGAAATCGTCGGCACATTGGATCCTATTGGCGCCTTTTGGCCGCACCAAGCACCACGCGCTTCTGAAAGCACCCGCAAGGTAGGTGACTGCTGGGGACGCGCAGTCCCAGGCTCGGTAAGAGACATCGGCTTTGAAAGTCGAGGGGGCAATCTATAGGCGCTCCTCAGAATAGTCTCCCGAAGTACCGAGTCCCAATCCGTGTTCTCAATTCCCGAGAATGAGCTAAGGCCATCAGCGCCATCGCCTTTAGAAGCTTCATTCTCGAGAGCGCGACTACGCCAATCAGCAAGGGAGTCATGGCCGTAGTGCTGGTTAAGAGAAAGCGGTTGGCGGGTAAAATAACTATTTATGTTCCGTCCGGCCATTTGCTGTCCATAGCCATCCATCAGATTGGAAGAAGACATCCCGCCATTGATTGGACTTGACCAGCGCGTCGATTGTGCCCAACCCATAGAGCGCGTGAGGCTTGACGCGAATGCGCGATTGTCGACGAAATTGCTTAATCCCGTCGCGGTGGCGGGATGAAATCCGTGGCTATTACCCGGGGAGCCGGACAACCGCGGAGTTCCATAAAACGATTTGTGGGCATCGCCAAGATGATTACCGCCCCAGGTGCGTCCGTTGCCGATCGTGCGACCTGCGGCGTGTCCCCCAATAGTATGGCCCCCACCGACATGAGTCGCCGACAAACCACTACCGTGACCACTCCCATGACCGCCCCCATGACCGCCGCAAGAGCCGCCACCCCCACCGCATTGAGCTTGCAATGCGCCAGGGAAAACTAACAAGGCCAGTCCGAAACAAGCCGCTACCCGTACATTGACTACCATCCAGTCGATTGACATATTGCACCTCACTCTAACTACCGATCGATAAGGGCCAGCCGCGCTACTCGAGACCATGCTGAGTGTCCTGGCTCTTTGTGCTGCTCCCTTAACAGACACTTGCCGTCTTGAGGAAAGTTTCTTGCTTCAGTCATCCAAGCCGACGACGAAATCCTCATGTAGCAAGATTCGCCTGCCACCTCCTTAGTGCGCCAGCTACAAGCCGGCCACGCCAACCACCATATTCGTTGGCCAACGATATCATGTCGCTTCGAATGAACTCATCGCCATTTTTGAAGCACGCAAAAAGCTCTGCGCCAAGGCGTCCCCAGAGCCGCATCCAGGATTTGAGATTGTCGATGGCAGGAAGCTGACACCCAGCCACATGAAGCAACAAGGGCCAGGCTGAGCGATGGAACCAAGTATATTCGTGCGGTCCCAACGCTTCAAATCCGCACGGCTGGAATTCAGTTGGCATTGACGTGCTGTTCATGGCTGCTCCCCAGCGTTGTGGTGCCATTCGAATATGCGTCCGTTGCCTGAGTGGTTACCGGATGGGTTCCGCTGTCGTGCTTCATCAATCCGCTGCCGCACATGGTGCCATGGGTTTTGTGGGACTGCGATACTCGATCCATGAGTCCGCCAACTCCCATGCACATGCAACCAACTGCCGATACGAGCACCAGCGTCATGATGCCAAGCCACAAAACCCGGAAAACTCTATCTGCCATAAAGGCACTCACCCCAGCAGCAGCGTTACCGCCTCGCGCGTCGAGGGCTCCGCGCTACTCACTGATTCGGGCTCCCCATACCGCGCAGAAATGTCGGAGGCAATCTCAGAGCGGGATCGGCTGTCCGGGTCAAAATCTAACACCGCCATGCACTCACGAAACAAGCGACAGCGCGGGCGCGAACAGCGCGCCACTGCTAGGGAAAAATGAGGTTCATGCCCCTCGTTGCGCTGCCGCGCGTGAATGACCTGAATGTCGGGCAAGTCGCCGGATTCCGGCGGCTTGCGGACGGCACAATCGCTGGCAGCATGAACGTCGAGCATGGGGCAAATCCCCTGAGTGGCCGCAAGAGTATTCAGGTCCCAATCGGCTTCCACCTAATAGTCTAGAATCTTGTGTGCGCTAAGAATCGCCCGCGACAGGTCTTCAACATCTGCCATCCTGGCACCCTTACGCAGATGGTCCGGGCTGATTTCCGCTACTTCAGAACAGTGATGGCACACAAGAACCTGGCCACCGTTGTCAACGAGCGATTTGTAAATCTCTGAGAACGGTCGGAATCCGGGCACTGGCCTTATCGCTCCGGCAATCTGGTCATCGGCAAGGCGTACAGCCCGAAGCTCCAAGAACAGCGTCACATTCGCCCCACTGTGCTGTAGCCGATCGGCAAGTTCAAGTGCCATGTAGGTCGCGTGAATTTCCGCGGTGTACTCTTTCATATGGATGAGAATGCGCTGTGTGTCTTGCGTCGTTGCTACCGGAGGTTGTGCTTGCGAAGCCAAGCCCGCGACGGCAATTCCGATCGTCAGCAAGAGAAAGGCGAAACACCAAGTCAAATGAGGCGGCTTCATAGGATTCCCCTCTCCAA
This window harbors:
- a CDS encoding DsrE family protein; amino-acid sequence: MKPPHLTWCFAFLLLTIGIAVAGLASQAQPPVATTQDTQRILIHMKEYTAEIHATYMALELADRLQHSGANVTLFLELRAVRLADDQIAGAIRPVPGFRPFSEIYKSLVDNGGQVLVCHHCSEVAEISPDHLRKGARMADVEDLSRAILSAHKILDY